Proteins encoded by one window of Swingsia samuiensis:
- the uppS gene encoding polyprenyl diphosphate synthase produces the protein MDGNGRWARSRRLPVAVGHQQGAEAVQRCVQTAIKHGVKYLTLYAFSSENWRRSSEEIKDLTSLLRFYVRHKLNELHEQGVRLQVIGEPERFDNALYEELKRAEAKTHANTKLVLTLALSYGGRADIVQASRVLAQKIAQGALSPEDITEELLGAALQTSGTPDPDLVIRTSGECRLSNFLLWQSAYAEFVFMDVLWPDFGESEFLEALSYFAKRQRRFGGRPA, from the coding sequence ATGGACGGGAATGGTCGTTGGGCGCGTTCTCGGCGCTTGCCGGTTGCTGTGGGGCACCAGCAAGGCGCAGAGGCTGTGCAGAGGTGTGTGCAAACGGCTATTAAGCATGGAGTGAAGTATCTTACACTTTATGCTTTTTCTTCTGAAAACTGGCGCCGATCTTCAGAGGAAATTAAAGATTTAACGTCATTATTACGTTTTTACGTGCGTCATAAATTAAATGAATTGCATGAGCAGGGTGTTCGTCTCCAAGTAATAGGGGAGCCTGAGCGGTTTGATAATGCTCTTTACGAAGAGCTGAAACGTGCTGAAGCAAAAACCCATGCAAACACAAAGTTGGTTTTAACGCTTGCTCTTTCTTATGGGGGGCGGGCTGATATTGTTCAGGCAAGCCGTGTTTTAGCGCAGAAAATTGCTCAAGGTGCGTTATCACCTGAGGATATTACAGAGGAGCTTTTGGGCGCGGCTTTGCAAACCTCTGGAACGCCTGATCCAGATTTGGTGATCAGGACCAGTGGAGAATGTCGCTTGTCCAATTTTCTATTATGGCAAAGTGCATATGCAGAGTTTGTATTTATGGATGTTTTATGGCCCGATTTTGGAGAATCTGAATTTCTTGAAGCATTGTCGTATTTTGCAAAGAGGCAAAGGCGGTTTGGTGGTCGGCCGGCATGA
- a CDS encoding phosphatidate cytidylyltransferase, translating to MNKSSPRWSDLRTRLVSAVILVCVAGVCLWQGGFLYDVLILLAMVGLVWEGELLIQQPLRTWRGVLLLLWPIVAGVSALKGQWLLALGMLIPAMAFGVKTSIPVIVSVVGGLSLLWLRHRGAGLESVLFVLSVVVASDSCAYLSGRIFGGPKLAPSISPGKTRSGALGGLLGASLAGGCVAWLTSGHLIIGGLFWGAVLGVFSQSGDLLESAVKRRLGVKDSGYIIPGHGGLLDRFDGLLAAAPVAALLSLFVSGHAFWAFQPVDLVSGSAHYTISQGSFSHE from the coding sequence ATGAATAAGAGTTCACCACGCTGGTCTGATTTAAGAACACGGTTAGTGTCGGCAGTTATTCTGGTTTGCGTTGCTGGGGTTTGTCTTTGGCAGGGTGGATTTTTATATGATGTGTTGATTCTCCTTGCGATGGTGGGCTTGGTTTGGGAAGGCGAGCTACTCATCCAGCAGCCTTTGCGGACGTGGAGAGGTGTCCTTTTGTTGTTGTGGCCAATTGTCGCAGGGGTGTCTGCCTTAAAAGGGCAATGGCTTTTGGCTTTGGGGATGCTTATTCCTGCCATGGCGTTTGGTGTTAAGACAAGTATTCCCGTGATTGTTTCTGTTGTGGGTGGTTTGTCTCTGTTGTGGTTAAGGCATCGGGGAGCGGGGCTGGAAAGCGTTTTATTTGTTTTAAGTGTTGTTGTTGCTAGTGATAGTTGTGCGTATTTAAGTGGCCGAATTTTTGGCGGACCAAAGTTGGCTCCTTCCATATCGCCCGGGAAAACACGTTCAGGGGCACTCGGCGGCTTATTGGGGGCGTCTCTTGCCGGAGGCTGCGTTGCTTGGCTAACAAGTGGGCATTTGATTATTGGGGGCCTGTTTTGGGGAGCTGTGTTAGGCGTTTTTTCTCAAAGTGGGGACCTCTTAGAGAGTGCTGTGAAGCGACGTTTGGGAGTTAAAGATTCGGGCTATATTATTCCCGGGCATGGTGGATTGCTGGATCGGTTTGATGGTTTGTTGGCGGCAGCGCCGGTTGCTGCTCTTTTGTCTTTATTTGTTTCCGGGCATGCCTTTTGGGCATTCCAACCTGTAGATCTGGTAAGCGGGTCTGCACATTATACCATTTCGCAGGGGAGTTTTTCTCATGAATAG
- the pyrH gene encoding UMP kinase, with translation MTEKQESYKRVLLKVSGEALMGKAASGVDPDMIDMVAADIAEVVRSGVQVCLVVGGGNIFRGLSAAAKGMDRAQGDYAGMLATVINALMLQNGLERQGLETRVMTAIQMASIAEPYIRRRAVRHMEKGRVVIFAAGTGNPFFTTDTAAALRANEMECDALFKGTQVDGIYSDDPRRNPDATRYDRLTYMDVLSQQLNVMDAAAISLARENKLPIVVFNMHAPGAFGAVVRSEGLFTKVVEAN, from the coding sequence ATGACTGAAAAACAAGAAAGCTATAAGCGTGTTCTCCTGAAAGTGTCTGGAGAGGCACTGATGGGTAAGGCAGCATCAGGCGTTGACCCCGATATGATCGATATGGTGGCCGCTGATATTGCAGAAGTTGTGCGCTCTGGTGTGCAGGTATGTTTGGTTGTTGGTGGTGGAAATATCTTTCGTGGATTATCTGCTGCGGCAAAAGGAATGGACCGGGCGCAAGGTGATTACGCTGGCATGCTTGCGACGGTTATTAATGCGCTAATGCTTCAAAATGGTTTGGAGCGCCAAGGGCTGGAAACGCGTGTTATGACTGCCATTCAAATGGCCTCTATTGCTGAGCCATACATTCGCCGCCGCGCTGTGCGCCACATGGAAAAAGGGCGTGTTGTTATTTTTGCTGCCGGAACGGGTAATCCGTTTTTTACAACAGATACAGCCGCAGCTCTTCGTGCGAACGAGATGGAGTGTGATGCTCTGTTTAAAGGTACGCAGGTGGATGGGATATATTCCGATGATCCTCGGCGTAACCCGGATGCAACGCGTTATGATCGTTTGACGTACATGGATGTGTTGTCACAGCAGTTGAATGTTATGGATGCTGCGGCTATCAGTCTTGCTCGTGAAAATAAGCTGCCTATTGTTGTGTTCAATATGCATGCGCCTGGCGCTTTTGGTGCAGTTGTTCGTAGCGAAGGGCTTTTCACCAAGGTTGTCGAAGCCAATTAA
- the frr gene encoding ribosome recycling factor encodes MPADLKDLLADLTRRMDGAIDSLRRDLSGLRSGRASPNLLEPVRVEAYGSEVPLSQVGSIAVPEARMLTVSVWDRSVVGAVERAIRDSGLGLNPAADGQTIRVPIPVLTEERRNELARAAGRYAENAKIAVRGVRRDGMEQTKTAEKNSDISQDDMKTWSDSIQKLTDEYVKKIDDILAEKEREIKQV; translated from the coding sequence ATGCCTGCTGACCTGAAGGACTTGTTAGCTGATCTTACGCGCCGGATGGATGGTGCGATTGACAGTCTTCGCCGTGATCTATCTGGCTTACGTTCTGGGCGTGCAAGTCCCAACTTGCTAGAGCCTGTACGTGTAGAAGCGTATGGTTCGGAAGTGCCATTGTCACAGGTTGGTTCAATCGCTGTCCCTGAAGCACGTATGTTAACGGTTTCTGTTTGGGATCGAAGCGTCGTGGGGGCTGTTGAGCGTGCTATTCGTGATAGCGGGCTTGGCCTTAATCCGGCTGCGGATGGGCAGACAATCCGTGTTCCTATTCCCGTTCTAACGGAAGAGCGTCGTAATGAGTTAGCACGTGCTGCTGGCCGATATGCTGAAAATGCTAAGATTGCTGTTCGTGGTGTTCGTCGTGATGGGATGGAGCAAACCAAAACGGCTGAAAAAAATAGTGATATCAGCCAAGATGATATGAAAACATGGTCAGATTCTATTCAGAAACTGACGGATGAATACGTCAAAAAAATTGATGATATTTTGGCTGAAAAAGAGCGTGAGATTAAGCAAGTCTGA
- the dxr gene encoding 1-deoxy-D-xylulose-5-phosphate reductoisomerase has product MNSGSAVKPRRITVLGSTGSIGTSTVDLLKREKDEFDVRALVGGRNVKLLAEQAKDLRAELAVIHDESLYAELKAALAGTGIKAAAGRQAVIDAAALEADWTMAAITGAAGLEPALAAARNGHAIALANKEALVCAGDVMLRAVREAGATLLPVDSEHNAIAQALGGCSMESVEKIVLTASGGPFRKSSLEEMRAATPQKALKHPTWSMGAKITIDSASMANKGLEVIEAARLFGLTEDQIDVLIHPQSAVHGLVQFKDGSLVAQMGSADMRIPIAHTLAWPQRMNTPCQRLDLSALSTLEFEAPDENRFIPLRLARQVLRAGGAAPAVFSAANEIAVDAFLNGRIGFLGIGETIDSVLQVMPENPELKTLDDVLEWDAKGRMWAEEHILKQGDRLRNISENSVHA; this is encoded by the coding sequence ATGAATAGCGGTTCTGCCGTTAAACCACGTCGTATTACCGTTTTGGGCAGCACAGGAAGTATTGGTACTTCCACGGTGGATCTGCTCAAGCGTGAAAAAGATGAATTTGATGTAAGAGCCTTGGTCGGCGGGCGTAATGTGAAGCTTCTTGCTGAGCAAGCAAAAGATTTACGTGCAGAGTTGGCCGTTATTCATGATGAAAGCCTTTATGCAGAACTTAAGGCCGCTCTTGCTGGGACGGGGATTAAGGCTGCGGCTGGTCGACAAGCTGTTATTGATGCTGCCGCTCTCGAAGCAGACTGGACGATGGCCGCTATTACTGGAGCTGCAGGGTTGGAGCCAGCCTTGGCTGCTGCACGCAATGGCCATGCGATTGCTCTTGCCAATAAAGAGGCATTGGTCTGTGCTGGCGATGTGATGTTGCGTGCAGTTCGGGAGGCTGGTGCAACACTTTTGCCGGTTGATTCAGAGCATAATGCTATTGCGCAAGCTTTGGGTGGGTGTTCGATGGAGAGCGTCGAAAAGATTGTTCTGACGGCATCCGGTGGGCCTTTCCGAAAATCTTCTCTTGAAGAGATGCGAGCTGCAACCCCGCAGAAAGCACTGAAGCATCCGACATGGTCTATGGGAGCTAAAATCACGATTGATTCGGCTTCTATGGCGAATAAAGGTTTGGAGGTTATTGAGGCGGCTCGTTTATTTGGACTTACAGAAGATCAGATTGATGTGTTGATTCATCCTCAGTCAGCTGTGCACGGGTTGGTGCAATTCAAAGATGGAAGTTTAGTGGCTCAAATGGGTTCAGCAGATATGCGGATACCGATTGCGCATACACTTGCTTGGCCACAACGGATGAATACACCATGCCAGCGTTTGGACTTGAGTGCTTTGAGCACATTAGAGTTTGAAGCTCCAGATGAAAATCGCTTTATTCCATTGCGTTTGGCGCGCCAAGTTTTGAGAGCAGGGGGAGCAGCGCCTGCTGTTTTTTCTGCGGCAAATGAAATTGCTGTGGACGCGTTTTTAAATGGCCGTATTGGTTTTCTGGGTATTGGCGAAACGATTGATAGTGTTTTGCAAGTCATGCCTGAAAATCCGGAGTTAAAAACATTGGATGATGTTTTGGAATGGGATGCGAAAGGCCGGATGTGGGCAGAAGAGCACATTTTAAAACAGGGCGATCGGTTGAGAAATATTAGCGAGAATTCCGTTCATGCATGA